Within the Mercenaria mercenaria strain notata unplaced genomic scaffold, MADL_Memer_1 contig_3276, whole genome shotgun sequence genome, the region AACCCAAGGGTATTTCAACCAGTATAATTCTATACCTAAAGACTCTGTACTGATTTCAAGTTCTTAGATAGGTTTGCTCCTCTATTTAATTTTCATATAGTCAATTTAGTAGTATGATGACCTAAGGCTTACTCTTACCATTGGATCATAAGACATCTTTTTTGCTCATGCTGTTCTTTGGGTTGCCATTTTGTATCACTGTTTTGATTGATAAATTAAGCGAATAAAGGTATGTTTCCCTTGGAAATTTGTGAAAACGTACAAAGAAGTAAACTCCGAAGCTCCTATGATACGGCATTTTGCAGTCGTTGATCCTGTGTCTCCTGCGTTACTGACAAGCACGGTCATGAATCGCCCTAGAAATTTAATTCATCATATATGATAAAATGTGTTACAGAAATGTGTCAGTGATATCGTGGAAGTGGTAATGAAGAACGCACAGAAataatgcttttgtttttttGAGTCGCTGCATTGTTTACCTGTATATTTGCATGTTTTTCCAAAGTAATTAAGAAAAGTGCTTAAATGTGCTGGGAAACGAATAGCAACGAGTATGCTATAATATTCGGAGGCCAATTTGCGCTGTATGCCGTCCTTGacaaataatttctaaataacagaaaatACGATTTGATTTTCTTAACCAGAATCTCCAAAGCCCTCCTTTTGTTCCAAAATCATATGTTACTGACCCGGTTTTTCAAAGAAACGATTGGACACGGTTAAGTTACTACCATTATATTTACTATGATCAATCCTTACATTAATTTTCAAGGACACGTGGACGCCACACTCATGAGTTCATGTTTTGCCACAGTTGTGAATTTAGTGATGTCAAAGGTTGTTTGACTACAATTGAGTACGTTAGTGTTAATCTGCATTTTCAAACGTCAACTAAACTTTTGAAAGCAGAGATTGTATCGCCAAGCAATACACATTCGGTGTTAATGGATACATCCATAGACCAGGTAATTTTGATTTAAGAATTACAAACtgtattgatttattatatacaATTTTCTGTCTGAAACATTGATTGTATTTGATCAAAGTAATGCAAAATCAATATTCAGCTCCCATAGAATCAGAAAAAAATAGcagtaaataaacaaaacgaCTATTAAAGCAACAGCTTGATCTAAACGCCTCTCGTGATCATGGACTAGCAAAATCGGCTCTAGCCGAATAAaacattccattccattccacgGTACTTTTATGATAACCAGACTTAACTTTGAATCTGTCGGACATAAAGTGCATTGTCTAAATTCTCGTTAACTACAGTCTATGCTAACAATGCTGTAATTTGAGAATGAATACATATATCGGCTGTGCGCTTAATCATTATGTAGTCACATACTCCTGTGAAGATAATGATTGGTTGAATGGTTTATGTATTACATCTGTTTTCATTTGGTCTTTCAAAGCAATGTagtgttatatatgttatatattttaatttatggtaAAATAATATAAGTGTCAGTTGTAAATATCATTAATCGCATGCTCACCATAACATTTACTTCTGAAGCTTCTTTGAAGATCTTTCTGAAAGATAGTTTATGACGTATTACCAATAAGACATTCAGTAAGTTcgtattttcatattgtttcattttttaacattgttgTATCTTCTATTTCAGAAAAACCTACCAGTGTCTGTAGAGACGACGTTATTTTCTGCCCATTTCTGGGACGAGTTTGCATTTGGGAACTGGACATTAAATATACAAAGCCATCGTAATACAAGTATGTTTATACAAGTCaaaatatatatcagtattaAACATAGGTAAAATATAATACTAATAAAAATAAACCCAATCGTATACAATTTGATAATTTgtagattttattcaaatttacaaAGATTTCAGTtgcttaaggtaatggacccgtaatatTGTACCCCCTTTTTAAAGAGTATTccattcctacaataaacctactctAACTTATTTTCAAGAGGGCGTACGTTCAAGCTGCACCCCATCAGCCGTTTATAAGTTCATTAGCCGATtgtatagtggattttatttagcACATAAAACATTTGGTACatagttctttaaatatgatttattcaatCCAAAGCCCGAAATTATCctgcattctaacacgatccgattcattttcctattaaacaaagaaggctgagaacagtgaattattatacaacaattcactgttctgacgtcacagttattaagTCATatcgtcaaacggcatagcggcgcgctggaaaagaaaccaattgaaaaacGGCTactatttaatgaatgccgtcaaggatgtactttaaagtccttggtaatgtgttagactccaaataatatatctcatatatGCTCTTGAAtaatgcgccctcgtgatataattccttcgcatctaatctgaactccaaacaatgatttattcagcgacaaatcactaaatgagatgtattatttcttaattaattaatacataaaatctctctctctctctctctctctctctctctctctccctctctctctctctctctcgatgcacatttaaaataaataatctatctttcatgaaatattttttccatagtTTACAAATagtctttcaaaataaaatagatttaataataataataataatttagaatCGTAAATGCCAAAACTCAGCGACACCCATTATCTAACAGCTTTGTCCGGAAGCTAAAGCACTCTGTGGTCTGTCGAGGAGACCAGAGTTATATAACAAGACATTAAAAGGtgatgtgtcaactgctgaccatttctcatgccatCTTAGTggaatttgtataaaatatattctaacaaggtatatttaaggaaaactatccagtaacatcttataattattatataccttactataaatagtaacaaaaaagccgttaaaaacggtcattacggcctcTGTTGACcaatccataatggcgcagtgcacCTCACGCGCCATAGCCACTATGGCCAGAAGGCACACCGgagccgtatattaacctcttattaATATCCGAACGCCGAATAGATACCACTGTGGCATTTCTCATACTTTATCTAAAATTGCTGACTTCTAAGGTTAAtctcgcctttactatagtcgagatactttaaagaaaatgatcAAGTTGTTTAGAAAATAGATAAATCAATTAGAACTCTTCTTAATAATTACcctaataatacaaaatattttttttttttttttgtttgtttgcttttggtATTACTAAGTTAAAaccgatttttttcatttgttaatttgataagtcatttcttgctgtttaaagtggaTTTTACCTCTAATACAGAAGAATGCAGGGTAAGATATCTttgaaaacactgagagacatgcggtaaaagttctttattttgcctttactctttagtttacatattgtggaagaaatataggtcGGTTTAACCTCTGTCCATTTGTAATTTTAATGtagagagcaaaatttaaaacagtctcacaggTCATAATTTTCCTGGTTGGAGCTAAATTGCTGTCCGATTTTACTTGTAGTTATCGACAGTATtagtttgtgttttataattgttagcCAACACTTTGAGGTCTCTAGTATCAATATTATTGGTAAAATTAATTCTCTACAGTGGttataactttgaaatttttctctttgagcttgaggaaatattataatttatacaaaattttgaagaaaaaaagacaCGGCAAATATTGTTTAAGAATTGCATCACAGTGCAAAACAATATTAACTTTACGATTGTATCATGTTAATGCAATTTTTAGTTATTACTTTACGGTTCCACTACCTTAATAGATCAACAATAACAACTCCACAGGCCCTTCATTTACACCGAAGTTTCCTCACATTGTTCAACCATTTTGTGATTATTTCTGTTGATAATTTTCTATATAGCATGAGCTTTAAGTGACACGTCTATATTATATGTAGCTAATGCTGCTTTTATGGTTTACATAGCTAGACAACAATATgaatatgtttttgttattaCCATGTGCTTAATTCAAAACAGATCAAAAGGACATGTTAGGCTGCGTATCTATTACAAAGACATTTCTGGAAAATTTACTGCATAGCATCAGTTTCTTCCACAAAGTAATGAACTGATAGAATAGGGCtaaaacatttacattacatacattttgttttgtttaagcaTTGAACTAGAATACTTTTAGATATGGGCCGGGTCGGCCATGTGTGCCCTTGGGCGGATTGTTCCTGATCCTTATTTCGAAGTGACTCTTTGTCATACGCatagataaatatattttgtgtgaAATTCCTGGATACCCTTACTTAAATTTTGAGAATAGATGCACCATATATTCACGTAAGAATACGTATATTAAATCTATAAATCTAAATGCGAGTATccagtaaattaaatattaaaatagtatGTTTCTAAGCTTAAagagttttttttcatttgtaggCGGTCACCATGTGACAAAAAATCTTCTATAGATTAAGCAATTTGACAATAACAGCAAAAACAAATGAAGGCATTCTATGCTTGGGACTTTCAAAAAATAAAGTATGATTTAAGCCAGTGCTTtagctatagctctaaatcaactaccaagtttcaccCTCGCGTcatttgagttttccttctatttctatatgaccgcatcacacaaatattctggacgtgcaTCAAATAGtcctatatttattttttataattttggaattgtgtgagtgtgtgagcaactgatgactactgttttaaacaataaaaaccaGCCACAAaagattctagaataattatgaacttcatatttacattcgaaatattcggaatcactccgcttcAGTGTTAGGATCAGTgcttagggtttagggttagggctgaaattggccccaccctggggtaacttagttttacatagagttgtaaaGGGAAAACCATTAAACATTTCTTgccttgaaccacaatgcacaaaGCTTAGacatttggcatgtagcattgtatAGTGGACCTCTATCAacattgtttaaatcatgaccggtctatgcacaatgaaatgttgattcttcaggtgtattaGTTGAAATATCATTCAATAAGCACTGgttatcagtcctttcagggctttgatttatcATAGAAACTATCAAAATAGGTGGAGAATATATTGCAAAAGGCAGAGTTCTAACGTTCACTATCATTAATCATTAatagtttaataaattttaaagtatttttaaactaaagcaacaatataaaacatactagctttataaatgaaataaatagctTTATTTTGATCGAATTCAGTGCAATTATGGGGTCAGTGATCATGCTTTGTATCAGAACTGTATTAATAAAAAACAGACAAATCATACTAGTCCATGGGCGTCTATTGAACTGTGAatgtaaattatgttgaaatttagGGCTATTCCATTAGTTTTTGTAAAGGCAACAGAATCATAAGGACATGTACATTCTGTTTAAAATATATCGCCTCAAGTTTTTGACAGTTAATCTCTCTGTAGATTATACAGTATATTTAGCAAACACGATGTGATTCATGTATTAATTGCAGCATTATATAATTACGCACATTTAGTATATAAAGTCAGTGAAACATCTCTTTAGTTTGTCGTAATATATACGAGTAATGTACATTTGGTACCTTGCATTTAGTACAAATATATCCAATACAATTCCTTTCTGCCATGTATAGTATataagtcaaatatttttattacagttaGCTGCATCCACTATCTGCCGTATACGGCTATGGAAAGTAAAATCTTCATCTTCTCGTTGCAGACTTTGCTTAAGATACAGTTCTTCAGATTGACATAAATAGAGCAATTCCAGTACTGTACCACAGAGGCCTCCGTGTCCGAGTGATTAAGGTCTCTTACTTCTAAGCACTTTCCTCTCCTCCACCTCTGCTAGTTAGAGCACTGTTAGGAAGCAATCCATCTGGCTTACTGAACACCGGATGTCATAATAGCTGGAGAACCACCCGCAACTACATGCGTAggcacaatttgaaaaaaaaaaaaacatgcagtgCTGTACCAATATATTTAAGACAGAATGTGGAAAACCATTTGTAACAGACACTGAAATGGCTTTAAAAGAAAAACTTCGAATCCAAATATTGCttgattatttattatgtttatatttcaGGTGAAACAACGATAAGGCGTGTTTCTTTGATGTTATACGGTACTATGAGAAGCAATGCCACATCCGAGAAGCAAATAACTTTCTGCGACAGATATTTCTCTTCTACTCCAAAGTCTGCGCAACCAACAACTGCTCAGTCTCAGCCAGGAAGGGCACAAACGGAAGCCAATGGATTATCAGGTGTACAAATTGCTGCAATAATTATTGTTGaact harbors:
- the LOC123547423 gene encoding uncharacterized protein LOC123547423; translation: MGTPKLEMRFLELSKMRTRGRHTHEFMFCHSCEFSDVKGCLTTIEYVSVNLHFQTSTKLLKAEIVSPSNTHSVLMDTSIDQKNLPVSVETTLFSAHFWDEFAFGNWTLNIQSHRNTSETTIRRVSLMLYGTMRSNATSEKQITFCDRYFSSTPKSAQPTTAQSQPGRAQTEANGLSGVQIAAIIIVELVVVVVVVVVCSIAIIGYIRRRRSNNMDTLPRDPSIPRSSEQLVDSGLDELDETDHGQEANEFLLDGAEEDENEMKEEENNET